In Arachis stenosperma cultivar V10309 chromosome 1, arast.V10309.gnm1.PFL2, whole genome shotgun sequence, one DNA window encodes the following:
- the LOC130944964 gene encoding uncharacterized protein LOC130944964, with product MASTRSSARVGAGARTSSSRGPVVEEIVPSSGWTEDSAGHYLLVDLPEFKKEEVKLQIDSYGRIIVKGERHPNERKRVRFHLTFPVPVDSDTDKVAGRFDAGILYVTVPKVSKESEAVKAANGTVERAEENKRQEQAANGNAEREEQHEHQEPIVDDDNVGRDRSQEDSNREKEVKRIENAQIGEFSEGMLRKWEHEPMVRSVVEVFRKNKGIVITAVIAFSLGILISRKFQSSAPS from the exons ATGGCAAGCACAAGGAGCAGCGCAAGAGTTGGAGCAGGAGCAAGAACAAGCTCATCACGAGGTCCTGTCGTTGAAGAGATCGTGCCCAGTTCTGGTTGGACAGAGGATTCTGCAGGACATTATCTCTTGGTGGATCTTCCAG AATTCAAGAAGGAAGAGGTGAAACTTCAGATTGATAGCTATGGTCGTATAATTGTTAAAGGAGAAAGGCACCCAAATGAGCGGAAACGAGTCCGATTTCATTTGACCTTTCCGGTGCCGGTGGATTCCGATACTGATAAAGTAGCCGGAAGATTCGATGCTGGAATCCTTTACGTGACTGTCCCCAAAGTGAGCAAAGAAAGTGAGGCTGTGAAAGCAGCAAACGGAACCGTTGAAAGAGCAGAAGAAaacaaaaggcaagagcaagcTGCAAATGGCAATGCTGAAAGAGAAGAACAACATGAACACCAAGAACCCAttgttgatgatgataatgTGGGGAGAGATCGCAGCCAAGAAGACAGTAACAGGGAGAAGGAAGTAAAAAGAATTGAGAATGCACAAATTGGGGAGTTTTCTGAAGGAATGTTAAGGAAGTGGGAGCATGAGCCTATGGTAAGAAGTGTAGTTGAGGTTTTCaggaaaaacaaaggaattgttaTAACTGCTGTTATAGCATTTTCCTTAGGGATTTTAATATCTCGCAAGTTTCAATCCTCTGCACCATCTTAA
- the LOC130943011 gene encoding protein QUIRKY — protein sequence MTTPLNLQQQQHQQLQQAARTVRRVVVEVVDARNLLPKDGQGSSSPYVVADFDGQRKRTTTRFKELNPVWNEPMEFIVSDPENMEFEELEVEVYNDRKFGNASGKKNHFLGRVKLYGTQFARRGEEGLVYFTLEKKSVFSWVRGEIGLKIYYYDELLPEDDRPPQVPPPEEGGPPPEQEQERGRPHGVTIVEEGRVFEGPGTMEPPQMHPHCMPFPEPQPHSPRVVVVESPPPVVHVHHDPPQGTEIGGGGAGSGGPPEMMQYPPPVGPAAAEVRRMQAVKGERVRILKKPNGAGDYSPKVIPTKQHGGVESERVHPYDLVEPMQYLYVRIVKARGLAPSEGPYVKVRTSSHYVKSKPASYRPNEPNDSPEWNQVFALSCNKTDANTATLEISVWDSPSENFLGGVCFDLSDVPVRDPPDSPLAPQWYRLDGVAADQIPGRVSGDIQLSVWIGTQSDDAFAEAWISDAPYVAHTRSKVYQSPKLWYLRVTVIEAQDLSIAPNLPPLTAPEVRVKVQLGFQSGRTRRGSMNHHSLSFHWNEDLLFVAGEPLEDSMILLVEDRTSKEPALLGHVVIPLTSIEQRIDERHVPAKWFPLEGGGGGGSYCGRVHLRLCLEGGYHVLDEAAHVCSDFRPTAKQLWKPPIGILELGILGARGLLPMKTKGPGKGSTDAYCVAKYGKKWVRTRTVTDSLDPRWNEQYTWQVYDPCTVLTIGVFDNWRMFADVAEDKPDCRIGKVRIRVSTLESNRIYTNSYPLLVLTRSGLKKMGEIELAVRFACPSLLPDTCAVYGQPLLPRMHYLRPLGVAQQEALRGAATKMVAQWLARSEPPLGHEVVRYMLDADSHAWSMRKSKANWFRIVAVLAWAVGLAKWLDDIRRWRNPITTVLLHVLYLVLVWYPDLVVPTGFLYVVLIGIWYYRFRPKIPAGMDTRLSQSEAVDPDELDEEFDTMPSSKPAEVIRVRYDRLRMLAARVQTVLGDFATQGERVQALVSWRDPRATKLFIGVCLVITIILYTVPPKMVAVALGFYFLRHPMFRDPMPPASLNFFRRLPSLSDRLM from the coding sequence ATGACGACGCCATTAAACCTTCAGCAGCAGCAGCATCAGCAGCTACAGCAGGCGGCGAGAACCGTGAGGAGGGTGGTGGTGGAGGTTGTTGACGCTCGCAACCTTCTTCCGAAAGATGGACAAGGTAGTTCGAGCCCTTACGTGGTTGCGGACTTCGACGGCCAGAGGAAAAGAACCACCACCCGGTTCAAGGAGCTGAATCCGGTTTGGAACGAGCCCATGGAGTTCATAGTCTCCGACCCGGAGAACATGGAGTTCGAGGAGCTCGAAGTTGAGGTCTACAACGACAGAAAGTTTGGTAACGCTAGTGGGAAGAAGAACCATTTCCTTGGAAGGGTGAAGCTGTACGGAACACAGTTCGCGAGGAGAGGGGAAGAAGGCCTTGTTTACTTCACTTTGGAGAAGAAGAGTGTGTTCAGTTGGGTAAGAGGTGAAATCGGACTCAAGATTTATTACTATGACGAGTTGTTGCCTGAGGATGATAGGCCGCCGCAGGTTCCGCCACCTGAGGAGGGTGGACCGCCGCCGGAGCAGGAGCAAGAGAGGGGGAGACCGCATGGGGTAACGATTGTGGAGGAAGGGAGGGTTTTTGAAGGTCCAGGAACAATGGAACCGCCGCAGATGCATCCACATTGTATGCCTTTTCCTGAACCACAGCCTCACTCGCCGcgtgtggtggtggtggagtcTCCGCCGCCAGTTGTTCACGTTCATCACGATCCGCCACAGGGGACGGAGATTGGCGGTGGAGGTGCTGGTTCTGGTGGTCCGCCGGAGATGATGCAGTACCCTCCTCCCGTAGGCCCGGCGGCGGCGGAGGTAAGGAGGATGCAGGCGGTGAAAGGGGAGAGAGTGAGAATTCTAAAGAAACCAAACGGCGCCGGCGATTACTCTCCGAAGGTTATTCCGACGAAGCAACACGGCGGCGTTGAGTCCGAACGTGTTCACCCTTACGATCTGGTGGAACCAATGCAGTACTTGTACGTTAGAATCGTGAAAGCTCGAGGGTTAGCACCAAGCGAGGGTCCGTACGTTAAGGTTCGAACGTCAAGTCACTATGTGAAGTCGAAACCAGCGAGTTACCGTCCCAACGAACCCAACGACTCGCCCGAGTGGAATCAGGTCTTTGCCTTGAGCTGCAACAAAACTGATGCTAACACCGCCACATTGGAGATCTCAGTTTGGGACTCACCGTCGGAGAATTTCCTCGGCGGCGTTTGCTTTGATCTCTCCGATGTGCCAGTTCGTGACCCTCCCGATAGCCCACTTGCTCCGCAGTGGTACCGTCTCGACGGTGTTGCCGCCGATCAGATTCCGGGAAGAGTTTCCGGCGACATTCAGCTTTCTGTTTGGATTGGAACTCAATCCGACGATGCGTTCGCTGAAGCTTGGATCTCAGATGCGCCATACGTGGCTCACACGCGCTCAAAGGTATACCAATCGCCAAAGCTTTGGTACCTGCGCGTGACTGTAATCGAAGCTCAAGACCTAAGCATTGCTCCAAATCTGCCACCATTAACGGCTCCAGAAGTTAGAGTGAAGGTGCAGTTAGGGTTTCAGTCAGGTAGAACAAGGCGAGGGAGCATGAACCACCATAGCCTGTCGTTCCACTGGAACGAGGACCTTCTCTTCGTCGCTGGTGAGCCTCTAGAAGATTCCATGATTCTCCTTGTTGAAGACCGGACGAGCAAGGAACCTGCACTCTTAGGCCACGTCGTGATTCCATTGACATCAATCGAGCAGCGAATCGACGAGCGCCACGTGCCTGCCAAATGGTTCCCCTTAGAAGGAGGTGGAGGTGGTGGATCCTACTGCGGGCGAGTTCACCTCCGTCTCTGCCTAGAAGGTGGCTATCACGTGCTCGACGAGGCCGCTCACGTGTGCAGCGATTTCCGCCCCACTGCGAAGCAGCTCTGGAAACCACCGATCGGAATCTTGGAGCTGGGAATCCTCGGCGCCCGCGGCCTCCTTCCGATGAAAACAAAGGGCCCAGGGAAGGGCTCGACCGATGCTTACTGTGTAGCCAAGTATGGCAAGAAGTGGGTCCGAACCCGCACCGTAACGGACTCGTTGGATCCACGTTGGAATGAACAGTACACGTGGCAGGTCTATGACCCCTGTACCGTTCTAACCATTGGAGTCTTTGACAACTGGCGCATGTTCGCTGACGTGGCAGAGGACAAGCCAGACTGCCGCATAGGGAAGGTACGCATACGAGTATCTACGCTGGAGAGCAACAGGATCTACACAAACTCATACCCACTATTAGTCCTCACACGAAGCGGGCTCAAGAAAATGGGTGAAATCGAGTTAGCCGTCCGGTTCGCCTGCCCATCATTGTTGCCCGACACGTGTGCCGTCTACGGGCAGCCTCTTCTCCCCAGAATGCACTACCTCCGCCCCCTTGGCGTGGCGCAGCAGGAGGCCCTCCGAGGTGCCGCAACGAAGATGGTAGCGCAGTGGCTGGCGCGGTCGGAGCCGCCGCTGGGGCACGAGGTAGTACGTTACATGCTTGACGCAGACTCGCACGCATGGAGCATGAGGAAGAGTAAGGCCAATTGGTTCAGAATCGTTGCGGTTTTGGCTTGGGCCGTTGGGCTTGCAAAATGGTTAGATGACATAAGAAGGTGGAGGAACCCAATAACAACGGTTCTGCTTCACGTTTTGTATTTGGTTCTTGTTTGGTACCCTGATTTGGTTGTCCCAACTGGGTTCTTATACGTGGTTCTTATTGGAATTTGGTATTACCGCTTCAGACCAAAGATACCAGCCGGGATGGATACCCGGTTGAGCCAGTCGGAAGCGGTTGACCCTGATGAGCTTGACGAGGAATTTGATACTATGCCGAGTTCGAAGCCCGCAGAGGTGATTCGGGTTCGCTATGATCGGTTGAGGATGCTTGCGGCCCGGGTCCAAACGGTTTTGGGCGATTTTGCTACCCAAGGGGAGAGGGTTCAGGCCCTTGTGAGTTGGAGGGACCCACGGGCGACAAAGCTGTTCATTGGGGTGTGCCTTGTTATTACTATAATACTGTATACGGTGCCGCCCAAGATGGTTGCGGTGGCGTTGGGTTTTTACTTTTTGAGACACCCAATGTTCAGGGATCCCATGCCGCCGGCGAGTTTGAACTTTTTCCGGCGACTTCCCAGCTTGTCTGATCGGTTGATGTAG